The Sulfurimonas sp. genome includes the window GTCTCTTCTGAAACCTCTTTTAACTTTAGAGTCTTTACGACGACGCTTTTTGAAAATAACAATTTTTCTATCGCGACCTTCATTAATAACTTCTGCAGTAACTACGGCACCATCAACAAATGGAGCTCCAAATTTAAGTTCACCAGCATTAACTGCTAGAACTTCTGTTATCTCGATAGTATCTTTTGGCTCTAATGACATTTTATCTAATAAAAGAACGT containing:
- the rplU gene encoding 50S ribosomal protein L21, which translates into the protein MYAIIKNGGKQYKVQEGDVLLLDKMSLEPKDTIEITEVLAVNAGELKFGAPFVDGAVVTAEVINEGRDRKIVIFKKRRRKDSKVKRGFRRDFTRVRITKIAA